One Triticum dicoccoides isolate Atlit2015 ecotype Zavitan chromosome 4B, WEW_v2.0, whole genome shotgun sequence genomic window carries:
- the LOC119295321 gene encoding uncharacterized protein LOC119295321: MALKKARKVVASKKPTSAAMGVAETPDPLGRGGAHNLNPPRLPPGVYFSPTREESVALLDRWIAGGGKEVPADARGFVSHADIYGDSPDALRRLHPPGSARAGQHTWWFLCETRFQSPGAAAKRAGRKVDTGGYWQVERSEAEGGAVKSYFGFFLGPSRKEKTPWLTQEFTSATDGGAGKKGVPALYMLYVSPRATDDELRGIYGEDGVTVGPDGNKKPVRAAVPAGCFDAVVALLPLGSVRGLGQERVEVSQAPPPPQPACLLRHDGQQGQNSTGAASSADLLGQYQQRPAAVLGQCQQQPAKTVKG, from the coding sequence ATGGCCCTCAAGAAAGCAAGAAAAGTGGTAGCATCCAAGAAACCAACATCCGCCGCCATGGGCGTGGCGGAGACGCCCGATCCGCTCGGGCGCGGCGGCGCGCACAACCTCAACCCGCCGCGGCTGCCCCCCGGCGTCTACTTCAGCCCGACGCGGGAGGAGAGCGTGGCGCTCCTCGACCGCTGGATCGCCGGCGGCGGCAAGGAGGTGCCCGCCGACGCGCGGGGGTTCGTCTCCCACGCCGACATCTACGGCGACAGCCCAGACGCGCTGCGGCGGCTGCACCCGCCGGGGAGCGCCCGCGCGGGCCAGCACACCTGGTGGTTCCTCTGCGAGACCAGGTTCCAGAGCCCCGGCGCGGCGGCCAAGCGCGCCGGCCGCAAAGTCGACACCGGCGGGTACTGGCAGGTGGAGCGGAGCGAGGCCGAGGGGGGCGCGGTCAAGAGCTACTTCGGCTTCTTCCTCGGCCCGTCCAGGAAGGAGAAGACGCCGTGGCTGACGCAGGAATTCACCAGCGCCACGGACGGCGGCGCCGGCAAGAAGGGCGTGCCCGCGCTCTACATGCTCTACGTCTCCCCGCGCGCCACCGACGACGAGCTGAGGGGGATCTACGGGGAGGACGGCGTCACGGTGGGGCCCGACGGGAACAAGAAGCCTGTCCGGGCCGCCGTCCCGGCAGGCTGTTTCGACGCCGTCGTGGCGCTGCTGCCGCTGGGGAGCGTCCGTGGTCTCGGGCAAGAGCGCGTTGAGGTGTCGCAGGCGCCGCCCCCGCCGCAGCCGGCGTGTCTTCTTCGTCACGACGGCCAGCAGGGGCAGAACTCCACGGGGGCCGCATCGTCGGCGGACCTTCTTGGTCAGTACCAGCAGCGGCCGGCGGCCGTTCTTGGTCAGTGCCAGCAGCAGCCGGCGAAGACGGTCAAAGGGTAA
- the LOC119295322 gene encoding uncharacterized protein LOC119295322 gives MPKEQATAPRRRKAAPEARGGEGIDALPSEVLQHVLSFLPVAEAVQTCVLARRWRHLWKSMPVLRITCEGMILNRRGVRRLNKFVNHLLLLRDRSAPLHACEIELTTFHSQDEPQFILKRDLMWCPTFSKLKTLLLNDWCMKANLGALMCFLQHTPVLEKLTIQLCQAPSSRMGTEGSYNLTGQPFASNKLKVLEIKCEKIDERVHRILTFLSTYSIHVEQINIQQSIGSSEEPKDFPEEPRAGPSQARTPRVLPSQNAQLRSMAEQIVVRQEQIEVEQQQILALLGQIQVEQQQVIAHQEEIQVEQQQIIAGQQQQRHLLTRILAQLQEYSARKTPPAAPCAAGSAHTECLE, from the exons ATGCCTAAGGAGCAAGCGACGGCCCCCCGCAGGCGGAAGGCGGCGCCCGAGGCGCGTGGCGGCGAGGGGATCGACGCTCTGCCGAGCGAGGTCCTGCAGCATGTACTGTCCTTCCTGCCGGTGGCGGAGGCCGTGCAGACCTGCGTGCTGGCTCGGCGCTGGCGCCACCTCTGGAAGTCCATGCCGGTCCTGCGCATCACCTGCGAGGGCATGATTCTGAACCGGCGGGGCGTTAGGAGGCTCAACAAGTTTGTGAACCACCTGCTGCTCCTCCGTGACCGCAGCGCGCCCCTGCATGCGTGTGAGATAGAGCTCACTACTTTCCATAGCCAGGATGAACCGCAG TTTATCCTCAAAAGAGATTTGATGTGGTGCCCAACCTTTAGCAAGTTAAAAACCTTGTTACTCAATGATTGGTGTATGAAGGCCAATCTTGGTGCACTCATGTGCTTTCTCCAACATACACCTGTTCTCGAAAAGCTTACCATCCAGCTTTGTCAG GCACCCAGCAGTCGGATGGGGACTGAAGGAAGCTACAATCTGACGGGACAACCGTTCGCATCTAACAAGCTTAAGGTACTTGAAATCAAGTGTGAGAAGATTGATGAGAGGGTTCACAGAATTTTAACGTTCTTGAGTACCTATAGCATACATGTTGAGCAAATCAATATCCAGCAGAGTATTGGATCTTCTGAAG AGCCCAAGGATTTTCCTGAGGAACCCAGAGCTGGACCTTCTCAAGCGCGAACTCCGCGTGTGTTGCCCTCGCAGAATGCTCAGTTGAGGAGCATGGCTGAGCAGATTGTAGTCAGGCAGGAGCAGATCGAAGTTGAGCAACAGCAGATCCTAGCGCTTCTGGGGCAGATCCAAGTTGAACAGCAGCAGGTCATAGCGCATCAGGAGGAGATCCAAGTTGAGCAGCAGCAGATCATAgctgggcagcagcagcagaggcacCTCTTGACTCGGATCTTAGCCCAGCTCCAGGAATATTCAGCTCGGAAGACTCCACCAGCTGCACCTTGTGCTGCAGGCTCAGCTCACACAGAGTGTCTTGAGTGA
- the LOC119293431 gene encoding putative pentatricopeptide repeat-containing protein At1g10330, with the protein MWTGSPYSFAVLERLLQDHFSAPRRLLQVHALLLTSGALSTSHAAATFPYNCLIHAHLRLPASTVTPLCAPLRLFSAMLAAGARPNGHTFPSLLRSASASGPATTALHAQCLRRGLTADRFVACSLVSSYGRAGRLARDASKVFDEMASPDLASSNAMLDVLCLAGDVAAAREFFERMVVRDVVSWTTLISGLSRNGCHWDAVEAFRGFLVHNRGLLAEATLVSVLSACANLDGAEGLAVGMAVHAYVVRHEVDLTAFLGTALIDMYGKYGKLDCCRRAFQIVCEKEVCTWNALLSALANHGKETEALVKFNMMIVGGFLPNQITFLALLTGCARAGLVEIGLYWFETMVTEYKVTPMMAHYGCVVDLLGRAGRFMEAIERIERMPFLPDASVWGALLGACKLHGNVELVAEIGRKLVALGAQQSDRFVTIRNIYLENGNWCAATRMGEVMHEAGIKKTAGQSSVVFHSSAIP; encoded by the coding sequence ATGTGGACGGGCTCCCCGTACTCCTTCGCCGTCCTCGAACGCCTCCTCCAGGATCACTTCTCcgcccctcgccgcctcctccAGGTCCATGCCCTCCTCCTCACCTCCGGCGCGCTCTCCACCTCCCACGCCGCCGCCACCTTCCCCTACAACTGCCTCATCCATGCCCACCTCCGCCTCCCCGCTTCCACCGTTACCCCGCTATGCGCCCCCCTCCGCCTCTTCTCGGCCATGCTCGCCGCCGGAGCGCGCCCCAACGGCCACACGTTCCCTTCCCTCCTCaggtccgcctccgcctccggaccagccaCCACGGCTCTCCACGCGCAGTGCCTCCGCCGCGGGCTTACGGCCGATCGCTTCGTTGCATGCTCGCTCGTCAGCTCCTATGGCCGAGCTGGCCGTCTCGCGCGTGACGCTTCtaaggtgttcgacgaaatggccAGCCCGGATCTGGCCTCCTCTAACGCCATGCTTGATGTGCTGTGCCTTGCCGGGGACGTGGCTGCGGCTAGAGAGTTCTTTGAGCGGATGGTGGTGAGGGATGTGGTGTCATGGACGACACTCATCTCTGGGTTATCGAGGAATGGGTGCCACTGGGATGCTGTCGAGGCCTTCAGGGGATTTTTGGTACACAACAGGGGACTGCTCGCGGAGGCCACGTTGGTCAGCGTGCTCTCAGCTTGTGCAAACTTGGATGGTGCCGAGGGGCTTGCGGTCGGAATGGCCGTTCACGCTTATGTCGTTCGCCATGAGGTTGACCTCACAGCGTTCTTGGGCACGGCGTTGATCGACATGTATGGGAAGTACGGGAAGCTTGACTGTTGCAGGAGAGCCTTTCAGATTGTATGCGAGAAGGAGGTCTGTACGTGGAATGCATTGCTCTCTGCACTGGCTAATCATGGGAAAGAGACTGAAGCACTGGTCAAGTTCAACATGATGATAGTTGGAGGGTTCTTGCCGAACCAGATCACATTTCTCGCTCTACTGACAGGTTGTGCTCGAGCAGGATTGGTGGAGATTGGGTTATACTGGTTCGAGACGATGGTGACTGAATACAAGGTGACTCCAATGATGGCCCATTATGGATGTGTTGTGGACCTGTTAGGCCGTGCTGGCCGCTTTATGGAGGCCATTGAGAGGATAGAGCGGATGCCCTTTCTGCCTGATGCTTCTGTGTGGGGCGCGCTTCTTGGTGCTTGCAAGCTCCATGGAAATGTGGAGCTTGTTGCTGAGATCGGGCGAAAACTAGTGGCTCTTGGTGCTCAGCAATCCGATCGGTTTGTGACTATCAGGAATATTTATCTAGAAAATGGGAATTGGTGTGCTGCGACGAGAATGGGCGAGGTGATGCATGAGGCCGGGATCAAGAAGACAGCAGGGCAAAGTAGTGTTGTGTTCCACAGCTCTGCCATTCCTTGA